Genomic window (Armigeres subalbatus isolate Guangzhou_Male unplaced genomic scaffold, GZ_Asu_2 Contig1230, whole genome shotgun sequence):
GGGTCTACGAGTTCACCGTGTTCAGCCCAATACGTGAAGAACTGGAATGCAAGAGAATTTGCAGGGCAATTCCGGCGGCGGCGAAAGCCATCGTCGAAAATCACTACGTCGACGACTATTTCGACAGTTCAGATACAATTGAAGAAGCAGTGGCACTTGCGAAGGATGTGAGATACGTCCATTCCAAGGGCGGTTTTGAGTTGCGAAACTGGGTTTCCAATTCCAGAGAGTTTCTGGAGGCCATGGGAGAACGTAAGGAAAAATCAGTGCGTGCGTTTCGGTGAGGATAAGGAGTCCGGCTCCGAGCGGGTGTTGGGGATCGTGTGGAGCCCAGCAAACGACGAATTTTCCTTTTCGACCAAGCTCAAGGGAAGACCTGGTGCCTTTCCTGTCCGGCGAGCAGCTGCCGACAAAAAGGATCGTGATGAGCTGCGTAATGAGCTTCTTCGACCCGTTGGGATTACTCTCCGTGTTTACGTTCTACGGGAAGCTGCTGATTCAGGATCTCTGGCGAAGCGGATGCGAATGGGATCAGCAGATCGGcgatgaagagtgagaagtggtaCCAGTGGATCAGGAGGCTTCCGGAAGTCGAGGAAGTGCGAATTCCTCGTTACTATTTCTGCGGTGCACGTTCTTTGGACTACGCCAGTCTTCAGCTACACACGTTTGTGGACGCAAGCCAGGACGCGTACGGAGCAGCAACGTACATCCGAATTGAAACAGACGAGGGACCGATATGCTCGCTAGTAATGTCAAAGGTCGAAGGTAGCACCGTTGCAACACATGTCCATTCCCGTTTGGAGTTGCAAGCAGCAACGCTAGGAGCGAGGCTTGCCAATTCCGTCGGCGAGATTCTTACGTTAGAAGTCAAGCGTCGTTTCATGTGGTCCGATTCGAAGACCGTACTCTCGTGGATCCACTCCGACCACCGTCGTTATAAACAGTTCGTGGCGTTCCGGATCGGAGATACAGCTTAACGAAAATAGCGGAATGGCGTTGGGTGCCGACTAAGTGCAATGCGGCCGACGCGTTAACGAAGTGGGAGGAGGCGCACAGCATGCGTTCCGATGCTCCGTGGTTGCGCGGCCCTGGATTCCTCTACCAGCCGGAGGATTATTGGCCGAAACAGGGCAGCATCGCACGCAAACGTTGCCGAGGAGGTTCGAGCGTGTGTCCAGTTCACGATATCGCCATCACCATGTCGATAGTAGATCCGCAATGATTCTCTAAGTGGAGGTATTAGTGCGGACAGTGGCATGCGTCTATCGGTTCGCGTCGATCTGTCGAAGGAAAAAGATGGATTCAAGATCGAAGCAGTTCCAACTACAGAAGCGGTGAAGAAGGCGGTTAGAAAAACTTTACGGTCTACGATAGTACCTTTGAAACGTGAAGAGTAGCAGAAGATGGAGGCGTACCTCTAACGGTGGTTAGTCAAGGTTTATTGTTTCAGCGATAATATCAAGAAGAACCGGCAGTTACAGTTACAGTAGCAGCAGCAAGTGTAGAAGAGTAGCAGTTTGCACAACATGAGTCCATTTCGCTCAGGACGTACTGCAAATGAAAGGTAGAGCATCGCAAGGTTCTTCGCTGCCGTTCGAAGCTTCGATTCCCAATAATTCTACCGAAACAGCATCTGGTGACTGACAAGCTGCTTGAATACTAGCATCACCGTGTAGCACATGGAAACGTGGAGTCTGCCGTCAACGAAATCCGGCAAAGATTCAGCATTCAGAACCTGCGAGCAGAGTTAAAAGCGGATCAGGAAGTCTTGCATGTGGTGCAAGGTGAAGAAATGCCGAGCGAGGACACCGAGAATGGCTCCATTGCCGAGTCGCGCGTCACGCCGGGACTACCACCGTTCACCCAGACCGGCGTGGACTTCTGCGGCCAAGTAATGGTTACAGTCGGTCGAAGATCGGAGAAGCGGTACATCTGTTTGTTTACCTGCATGACTACGAGAGCTGTCCACCTTGAAGTCGCTCACAGCCTGACGACTCAAGCGTGCTTGATGGCCATTCGAAGGTTCGTGTGCCGCCGAGGAAAACCGTTGGAATTCTACTCCGACAACGGCACGAACTTTCAAGCTGCAAGCAAGGCGATTGTGAAGCAAATCGGAGAAGAATGTGAGGACGAATTCACGGATTCCAGAACCCGCTGGAACTTCAACCCCCCAGCGCACCTCACATGGGTGGTGCCTGGGAGCGATTGGTCCGCTCTTTAAAGGTAGCACTGACCGTGCTGAACGACGGGAGGGCGAAAACCAACGAAGAGTTGCTGATGGCGATCGCGGAGGCCGAAGACCTTACCAATTTCCGGCCGTTGACATACGTCGGCCTGGAACCAGGAAAAGAAGAAGCGTTGACGCCAAATCGTTTCGTTCGAGGCGTCGGTACGATCGGTAGGGAACATTCTGTTCAACCGACGAGCGAAGCCAGAGCACTTCGAGACCGATACAAGCGGTCACAGTGTTTGGCGGACAAACTATGGGCTCGGTGGGTGTCCGAGTATTTGCCGTCGATAAATCATCGGGCTAAGTGGCATACTGACGTGCCACCAATAGCAAGCGGTGATATGGTGTACATCGCGTACGACGCAGTGCGGAAAAGCTGGATCCGCGGCATCGTGCTAGATGTCTACCCGAGGGCGGACGGCCGAATTCGACAAGCGATGATGCAGACGGTTAAGGGTAAGTTTAGGAGGCCGGTGACGAAGCTTGCGGTGCTGGAGGTCCAGGATGGTAACTCCGGCGTTGCAGAAGCCCCACCAGAGCTACAGGGAGGGTATGTTGGCACCGCTACCACCCGGCATCGAGAAACCCTGAGTTGTGCGCACCGGCGCATGGTGCATCCGTTCGCTTCAAACGATGTTGTCGAGGCGAAATGATAGCGAGCATAATTGTCAGTGAGTATGTTGGCGTGAGAGGgagaaaaaaggtaaaaaactgtgagtaaaaacataaacaaagagGACATTGAAAAAATAGGCAGTGAAGAAATTTGAAGTAGTTTGGAGTAGTAAATAGTAAATTGAAACCGCAGTTTTGTGTGCCTGTTAAATTTATTACAGCCGTATCATATCAAAGGTGAGGGTGAATTATAGTTGAATTCGTAAAAGCACTAGATACAAGAAAGTTTTATTTAAGATATTGGAAGCCGCTGTTGGTCTGACCGTGAGCCGCCGTACCTGTAGGGAAGAAAGAGAATTATTGTAAAACCATAAAATGTGAGTAATAATATTAGAAATacctgaaaagaaaaagaaaattataGTGAAACTTGTATATCTTTTTTTTCGTTGTTGAATTAATAAATATAGTTTCAAGCGGTTGCACAAACTAAGCACTGCTCTAGAAATTGCTTTTATTAGGGTGGTCCAAAAAGGAacaaagggcatatgccacttttgaaacaatcccaaaggtatctggttacgtgtgaagatcctgaggcctattctaacattttcttggaagaccataaacatatgcaatggacgtattctattctatgtaccacaaagggtatgtaccacttttgaaacaagccaaaaaagatctctgggtacccatgcagatttaaaggcctattccagggttttcttggatgaccatgaatctatgcaatggacgcaatctattctatgtaccacaaagggcatgtaacacttttgaaaaaatctgatagatctttggttacgcgtgtagatcttaaggccttttccagggttttcttggatgaccatgaacatatgcaataaaggcgttctattctatgtatcacaaaggggttgtaccacttttgaaacaagctaaaagatctctggttacgcgtgtagacctgcaggctttttccagggttttcttggatgaccatgaacatatgcattgaaggcgccagaggacttatctaagagatttcttcgatagcgcaaaacatatgtagtgatcacatttgatttcaagatgcatGCAAAAAGcgtgtaccacttttgagacaagtccgtagacccatggttatgagtgtagaccttaaggccttactccagagatttcttggatgactcggaacatatactgtgaacgcattctatgctaagtaccacaaagagca
Coding sequences:
- the LOC134202456 gene encoding uncharacterized protein LOC134202456, which produces MRLSVRVDLSKEKDGFKIEAVPTTEAVKKAHHRVAHGNVESAVNEIRQRFSIQNLRAELKADQEVLHVVQGEEMPSEDTENGSIAESRVTPGLPPFTQTGVDFCGQVMVTVGRRSEKRYICLFTCMTTRAVHLEVAHSLTTQACLMAIRRFVCRRGKPLEFYSDNGTNFQAASKAINPLELQPPSAPHMGGAWERLVRSLKVALTVLNDGRAKTNEELLMAIAEAEDLTNFRPLTYVGLEPGKEEALTPNRFVRGVGTIGREHSVQPTSEARALRDRYKRSQCLADKLWARWVSEYLPSINHRAKWHTDVPPIASGDMVYIAYDAVRKSWIRGIVLDVYPRADGRIRQAMMQTVKGKFRRPVTKLAVLEVQDGNSGVAEAPPELQGGYVGTATTRHRETLSCAHRRMVHPFASNDVVEAK